TTCCCGCGGACGCACTCAAATCGTTTTACCTATGTACAAGTCGGATAGCTCCGGATTCGTCGCTGACGTCAAATGCGTGGACAATGGTAAATCTCTGGCTATTTATTTCGCTCCCCCTTACTAAATACCCAGTCTTCAAAGCTCTGAAAGATCCCAGTATACAATATCCCTTttgtcccaacgagactccaGTACCTGCTAGATTAAGGGTGATTGCATCGGCTTATCAAACCTGCACAAAGATTCTATTCAACGATATTCTTTTACGTAGTATTTTAGACCAAATATATTTACTAGAAAGACAGTTATTTCCGGTTAGGGTACCGGTATCCAGTTAGCAAAAATTAATCCGTACCCAGAAGAAACGGGTTCTCCTTTacgaaaattcattttctctgtTGCACACACAATCTGTTACCGAAAtcgatttcttgacatttaGATTTATTTCTTCACGAAACTGTCGGTAACCCAAATcgccaaaattaaaaacaccAAATTTGTTCTGGTAGAAAGctaaaaagcaaaagtaatTGCGCTGATCGAATTTactcaatggaaaaaaaaaaaaaactacgcgGTGTTCACTTTCCTTGTAGAGAAGGAAAGCGTTAGCGAACAAACTCTCCTACACCTGGCCTAAATATCCATTCTTTATACACATGCCCTGCCCTTTGCCATCTTTATCGTTGCCCCGTACAGTCGATAAGCCACCTTCTCTCGGAATTGTTACAATAGCGAAATTCCCCGCTGTGAAGGTGACATTATTTGCATTTAAGACCAGTAGAAAAATACCACaactttgttaaaaaaatcaacctgGAAATGTGGTCACCGAAAAGCTTGTTTGATCAATTTGAttgattgcttttttttttcttcaagtgtATGTAATTAACATCGCCACCTTCGTGACCCAAATGTAAAACCCAACGAGTTCCTTAATGAAACAACGGGACGGACATGGTCACGATGATATGGCAAATCGGTATAGGTACACCTAGACAACAATGCCCGACAGGTGAAAATGCAAAGTGTTTTTCCATAGAAAGCTATTGATGATGGTTCTGATTTGTCTAAGGAAAAACGTTAAGGGTTCAAAACACTTTCCCTCTTTCTTGTTCTAAATATTATTTGCGCTTCGGGCAATGGGAGCGGCTTTTTGTTGTCAATCTTTGAAGGGGGTTCCTTTATAGCTTTGCATGTTGCTTCACAGAAACACTGGCAATATATAAAGAACCCGAAAGGCACACATCAGCATCAGTCATTGAATTGCCCAAGTTCTCCAAAGTTCTCTCGCACCACCTACAACATgaatgtaaattttaaaaaacgtttAGTAATTTACTGTAACTTAAGCTGATCGCATTTAAACAATTAACACTTTTGAATTATAGGTCATCGTTCTCGCCGTTTTACTCTCAGTGGCTGCCGCTCAGAATGCTTACTACCCCAAAGCAGCCTACAAAACTCCTGAATACGTGAGTCTTATTCTTATTAGATCCCCTTATTCTTCAAACACTTTGTGAATGCAAATGATCCTTTCTGCAGCCGGCACAGCCCTACAGCTTCGAGTGGGCTGTTAAAGATGCCGAATCCTACAACGACTATTCTCATTCCGAGAGCAGCGATGGCAAAGTGACTTCTGGTTCTTACCGGGTCGTTCTTCCGGACGGGCGAACTCAGATCGTCACCTACAAGGACGACAGCTACGGTTACGTTGCCGATGTCAGGTACGAGGGAGAGGCCAGATACCCAGAGTATAAACCCGCTACCTCTTATCCCGCTTACAAAGCTTCACCAGTCGTCTACAAAGCACCTGAAGCACCAGTGTACAAAGCTCCGGTTTACGAAGCCCCAGTCGTCCCAGACTATAGACCCACTGAGGCTCCTGTAGTTGTCTACAAGGCCCCTTCTTCACCAACATATTCCGCCCCAGCTCCTAAGCTTCCTACTGCCCCGACCTACAAAGCACCTGAATCGCCGATGTACAGAGCTACGACTTACACCGTTCCATCTTACAAGCCTACCACAACTGTTGCACCACCAGTCTACGAAGCTCCAACTTACACCGTTCCTTCATACCAACCCACAACACCGGTCTACGAAGCCCCAACTTACGTCGTTCCTTCGTACAAGCCTTCGACAACTGCTGCACCTGTCTACGAAGCACCTGTTACGCCTGCTACCTACAGGGCCCCATCTCCAGCACCTGTTCCACTCCTTTACAGGGCTAATGCTAAGAAAACCACATATTAAATCTGCTGTTCTCGTTTCAACCTCATACATAGATTTATATTTCCCAGTTAAATCATTAGCCACAAAATAGTTCTATATTATTGACCATATTCAGTAAGTAATTGGAGAGCTTACATtgatttcgtgtgtgtgttccaaAAATGTGCGTTGATTGAGCGAAAAATACACTGAAATTTATCACCGAATGTTAAATCAATATGTTCAGTCACATCTCACTTAAAAGTTAACTTCTCATGAAACTTCACAACAGCAATTTTTTCTTCACAAAAATGTGTGAAAGAAATTGATAGGTCTACTGTAAAGTTGAAACTTGAAAGCCAGACTACCAAGAAGTTACCACACAGCTGTCTATGACTACGAGCAGACGACGTAATCACGTAATATTGCCCATGTCGTCGCCTTGGCTCTTTGCCTCTTTCTCATCGATCTCTGCTGAGTCTGCTCTTTCCATAGCGAGTGTTATCTAATATGAGCTGTAACTAGTCAAGTTTTAACTTTTCCCAGTAAATGACACACGTCAAGTTTAAGTAGGGTATTGTTCCTAATTCGGGACACTTTTTGGCTATTGCCGTTTCGCATGCTTTAGTATAGGCCGAACACCTTCCTAAGTCGGGACACTGATAAAAAGTATGGgacaaagaaaccaaatgCGGGACAGTCGCCAGCGCCATCTACCGTTGGTGCTGAGCAACAACCACTTtttaaaagtaatgaaaacagaTAATCAAAACACACGATTGGTCTTACGGATAGCATGTTAACCTACCAATCTAGCATATAGACGGTTAAAGTTCGACTCCCTTCACATCTAAAAGTGTCTTTATATGAATAAACGTTAACCAACATTTTTTACTGTCAGCATCCCTCTTATTCCGAATTGCACAACTATTGTCAATGGTATTACACAAGAGATCGACACAAGAGATCGACAGTGTTTCATGGCACGTTGGATTTCAT
This sequence is a window from Daphnia pulicaria isolate SC F1-1A chromosome 7, SC_F0-13Bv2, whole genome shotgun sequence. Protein-coding genes within it:
- the LOC124349932 gene encoding repetitive proline-rich cell wall protein 1-like; this translates as MNVIVLAVLLSVAAAQNAYYPKAAYKTPEYPAQPYSFEWAVKDAESYNDYSHSESSDGKVTSGSYRVVLPDGRTQIVTYKDDSYGYVADVRYEGEARYPEYKPATSYPAYKASPVVYKAPEAPVYKAPVYEAPVVPDYRPTEAPVVVYKAPSSPTYSAPAPKLPTAPTYKAPESPMYRATTYTVPSYKPTTTVAPPVYEAPTYTVPSYQPTTPVYEAPTYVVPSYKPSTTAAPVYEAPVTPATYRAPSPAPVPLLYRANAKKTTY